The Xiphophorus hellerii strain 12219 chromosome 5, Xiphophorus_hellerii-4.1, whole genome shotgun sequence genome window below encodes:
- the LOC116719574 gene encoding complement C3-like isoform X3: MFGEDVQGSAYGAFGVVLQNQKKSFPSSLQRVPIEKGEGVVTLKREHITQAFENFTDLMGSSIFVAVSVLTSDGSEMVEAELRDIYIVISPYIIQFTKTPKYFKPGLSFDFAVEVLNPDGTSAQGVPVAIDEAEVEGVTSANGMARLSINTLENAGPLKITVRTNNPRISAERQASASMTALPYRSTSKNYVHIGVTTAEVKPGDNLKVNINLNKQDNPENDVTYLIQSRSQLIKHGRFRVKGQVMVSMTLTVTREMLPSFRILAFYHPNDNEVVSDSVWVDVKDSCLGSLKLEPLKLSASYQPRKKFNLKITGDPEATVGLVAVDKGVIALNKKYRLTQKKVWDTVENHDIGCTHGGGKDSMSVFYDAGLLFQSNLQSETPSRQEPTCSALRRRKRDTALMNATTELLSQYDNDLQRDCCLDGTRETTVSYSCERRSEYILDGEPCVEAFLHCCQEMERKRAERREENLKLARSESDDSSYMDTNDIVSRTKFPESWLWSDVKLPACPADKPNCEATTFVKNMALQDTITTWRFAGIGLSKAGGLCVADPLDIVVRKDIFIELRLPYTSVRGEQIEIKAVLHNHNPEPATVRVHLLETEHVCSAASKRGNYQLEVKVGASSTRAVPFVIIPMREGDFNIEVKVAVKDSEQGDGFRKMLHVVPEGILIKSPLTITLDPENKGKDGKQVQLLRSNIPLIDIIPNSTTSTQIAVTGKKPKEELKNAVTGESMSGLIYQPSGCGEENMIHLTMPVIATTYLDMTYQWEAVGVERRDEALQHIITGYRNQLSYRKGDGSFAGYPDHDSSTWLTAYVVKVFSLAHRLVAVESKVICDAVNFLIHNAQQSDGMFREVGRMSHVEMIGDVGGTDSDVSLTAFCLIAMQESSALCSANVNRLQDSINKAVSYLQKRLLTLINPYAVAMASYALANENKLNLEILHRFASPDLSHWPVPMGRVYTLEATAYALLALVKVKAFNEAWPIARWFNKQQRENGGFGSIQATVTVYQAVAEFWTSEQNPGYDLNVDILLPGRSKPVKYNFNRRNHFSTRTSKINNINQDVTVVATGLGEATVTMVSLFYALPKEKHSDCQKFNMTVQLLPEKTSEVEKIYNMRILLLYKNKYQDAAMTVFDIGLLTGFTVNTKDLNLLSKGRARTISKYKEIISDSERSSIIIYMDKVSHTKPEEIIFRIHQKQVVGVLQPAAVSVYEHDSPQYETRCVRFYHPEREAGKLLRLCKNDECICAEENCSMQKKGKIDDDDRTEKICETELNSKIDFAYKVRVEEFADGLSTDIYTALVLDVIKEGSSDVGLQNKRRTFLSFRHCREALDIKIGQNYLIMGTSKDIHADEPNHSYQYVLGERTWIEYWPTEAECGNKKYNATCAGMEAMVNQYTLFGCRQ; the protein is encoded by the exons GTGCCG ATTGAGAAAGGAGAAGGAGTGGTGACCCTGAAGAGAGAACACATTACTCAGGCCTTTGAAAACTTCACAGATCTTATGGGGAGCTCCATATTTGTGGCGGTCAGCGTGCTGACAAGCGACG GTAGTGAGATGGTGGAGGCAGAGCTGAGAGATATTTATATTGTCATATCACCGTATATCATCCAGTTCACCAAGACACCCAAATATTTCAAACCAGGATTATCTTTTGATTTTGCg GTTGAGGTTCTGAATCCCGACGGCACTTCTGCACAAGGAGTTCCTGTTGCGATCGATGAAGCTGAGGTTGAAGGCGTTACTTCCGCCAACGGCATGGCGAGACTTTCAATCAATACTTTGGAAAACGCTGGACCACTAAAAATCACA GTAAGGACCAACAATCCTCGAATTTCAGCTGAACGACAAGCTTCGGCAAGCATGACTGCTCTCCCTTATCGCTCAACAAGCAAAAACTATGTCCACATTG GAGTGACAACAGCAGAAGTAAAACCGGGAGATAACCTGAAAGTCAACATCAACCTCAACAAACAGGACAATCCAGAAAATGACGTGACGTACTTG ATCCAGAGCAGAAGTCAGTTAATAAAGCACGGACGCTTTAGAGTGAAAGGTCAAGTGATGGTATCCATGACCCTCACTGTTACCAGGGAGATGCTGCCATCATTCCGCATCCTGGCCTTCTACCATCCAAATGACAACGAGGTGGTGTCAGACTCAGTCTGGGTGGACGTGAAGGACTCCTGCCTCGGCTCG TTGAAACTAGAGCCACTGAAACTCTCCGCCTCCTATCAGCCTCGGAAGAAGTTTAACCTGAAAATCACAGGAGATCCTGAGGCCACAGTGGGGCTGGTGGCTGTGGACAAAGGCGTCATCGCTCTCAACAAGAAGTACCGTCTGACACAGAAAAAG GTGTGGGACACAGTTGAGAACCACGACATCGGCTGCACACACGGCGGAGGAAAGGACAGTATGAGTGTGTTCTACGATGCCGGGCTGTTGTTTCAGTCCAACTTACAATCCGAGACGCCGTCCAGACAGG AGCCGACGTGCTCAGCTCTCCGGAGGAGGAAACGGGACACCGCCCTGATGAACGCCACCACCGAATTAT TGAGTCAATATGACAACGACCTGCAGCGGGACTGTTGTTTGGATGGCACGCGGGAGACCACAGTTTCGTATTCCTGTGAGCGTCGCAGCGAGTACATTTTGGACGGTGAGCCCTGCGTCGAGGCTTTCCTGCACTGCTGCCAGGAGATGGAAAGAAAACGAGCcgagaggagagaggaaaaccttAAACTAGCTCGCA GTGAGAGTGACGACAGCAGCTACATGGACACCAATGATATTGTCTCTCGCACCAAATTCCCTGAAAGCTGGCTGTGGTCCGATGTCAAATTGCCAGCATGTCCTGCAGACAAGCCTAACTG TGAAGCAACCACCTTCGTAAAGAATATGGCTCTGCAAGATACGATCACAACATGGCGGTTCGCAGGAATTGGTCTCTCCAAAGCTGGTG GCCTCTGTGTGGCCGACCCTTTGGACATTGTTGTCCGAAAGGACATCTTCATTGAACTCAGACTGCCCTACACAAGTGTTCGAGGAGAGCAGATAGAAATTAAAGCTGTTCTGCACAACCATAATCCTGAGCCTGCCACT gTGCGCGTGCATCTACTTGAGACAGAACATGTGTGCAGTGCAGCTTCTAAGCGTGGAAATTATCAACTGGAGGTCAAAGTTGGAGCCTCAAGTACACGAGCAGTTCCCTTTGTTATTATTCCAATGAGAGAAGGAGATTTCAACATCGAGGTCAAAGTGGCTGTGAAGGACTCTGAACAGGGTGACGGATTTAGAAAAATGCTGCATGTTGTG CCTGAAGGCATTCTGATAAAATCTCCTCTAACTATAACGTTGGACcctgaaaacaaaggaaaag atgGCAAACAAGTGCAGCTGCTCCGCAGTAACATTCCTCTGATAGACATCATACCGAACTCAACTACCAGCACGCAAATAGCAGTTACAG GAAAAAAGCCTAAAGAAGAGCTGAAGAACGCCGTCACTGGAGAGTCGATGAGCGGTCTGATCTACCAACCGTCTGGTTGTGGAGAGGAAAACATGATCCACTTGACAATGCCCGTCATTGCAACCACGTATTTGGACATGACCTACCAGTGGGAAGCCGTGGGGGTCGAGAGACGGGATGAAGCCCTGCAACACATCATAACTG GTTATCGTAATCAGCTAAGCTACCGTAAAGGAGATGGATCTTTTGCTGGATATCCTGATCATGACAGCAGCACCTG GCTGACGGCGTATGTTGTCAAGGTGTTCTCCCTGGCCCACAGACTGGTGGCCGTTGAAAGCAAAGTCATCTGTGACGCCGTCAACTTTTTGATTCACAATGCGCAGCAGTCTGATGGGATGTTCAGAGAAGTTGGAAGAATGTCCCACGTAGAGATGATT GGTGATGTCGGCGGCACAGATTCGGACGTCTCCCTGACAGCCTTTTGCCTCATTGCCATGCAGGAGTCAAGCGCATTATGTAGTGCCAATGTAAAT CGTTTACAAGACAGCATAAACAAAGCAGTGAGCTACCTCCAAAAGCGCCTTCTGACCTTAATCAACCCATATGCCGTTGCCATGGCGTCATATGCCCTGgccaatgaaaacaaactgaacctGGAGATCCTGCACAGATTTGCCTCTCCAG ATCTGTCCCACTGGCCTGTACCAATGGGTCGTGTTTACACACTGGAAGCCACAGCATACGCTCTTCTGGCTCTGGTCAAAGTCAAG GCCTTTAATGAAGCTTGGCCGATTGCGAGGTGGTTCAACAAGCAGCAAAGAGAAAACGGAGGCTTTGGATCAATTCAG GCCACTGTGACAGTGTACCAGGCCGTGGCAGAGTTCTGGACCAGTGAACAGAACCCAGGCTATGATCTAAATGTGGACATCTTGTTGCCGGGCAGATCAAAACCTGTAAAATACAACTTCAACAGGAGGAACCACTTTTCCACAAGAACATCTAAA ATCAATAATATAAACCAAGATGTGACTGTCGTTGCTACAGGCCTAGGAGAAGCCACAGTGACG atgGTGTCGTTGTTTTATGCTTTACCTAAAGAAAAGCATAGTGATTGTCAGAAGTTCAATATGACAGTACAACTCCTCCCAG AAAAAACAAGTGAGGTTGAGAAGATATACAACATGAGAATACTACTTTT ATATAAGAACAAATATCAAGATGCCGCCATGACAGTTTTCGATATTGGTTTGCTAACCGGCTTCACTGTTAACACCAAAGACCTAAACCTT tTATCTAAAGGTCGTGCCCGCACTATCTCAAAATACAAGGAGATTATCAGTGACTCAGAAAGAAGCTCAATCATCATCTACATGGACAAA GTTTCACACACAAAACCAGAGGAGATCATTTTTAGGATTCACCAGAAGCAGGTAGTGGGAGTACTGCAGCCAGCAGCTGTGTCTGTTTATGAGCACGACAGCCCTCAGTATG AGACACGCTGTGTGAGGTTCTACCATCCAGAAAGGGAGGCTGGAAAGCTGCTGCGGCTCTGcaaaaatgatgaatgtatttgtgCTGAAG AGAACTGCAGTATGCAGAAGAAGGGCAAAATCGACGACGACGACCGGACAGAGAAGATTTGTGAGACTGAACTGAACAGCAAAATAGACTTTG CTTACAAAGTGAGAGTGGAAGAGTTTGCAGACGGTTTGTCCACCGATATTTATACAGCGCTTGTGCTTGATGTCATCAAAGAAG GAAGTTCAGATGTGGGTCTTCAGAATAAAAGGCGCACATTCCTCAGTTTCCGGCACTGCAGAGAAGCTTTAGACATAAAAATAGGTCAAAATTATCTCATCATGGGCACCTCCAAAGATATTCACGCTGATGAACCCAATCATTC GTACCAATATGTACTCGGTGAGCGGACCTGGATTGAGTACTGGCCCACCGAAGCAGAATGTGGAAATAAGAAATACAACGCCACATGTGCTGGCATGGAGGCAATGGTCAATCAGTACACTCTCTTTGGGTGTCGACAGTAA
- the LOC116719585 gene encoding histone chaperone asf1b-B-like — MAKVQVLNVAVLDNPSPFGNPFQFEITFECMEDLPEDLEWKIIYVGSAESEEYDQVLDSVLVGPVPAGRHMFVFQADAPNTGLIPETDAVGVTVVLITCTYRGQEFIRIGYYVNNEYTDPELRENPPLKPDYSQLQRNILASNPRVTRFHINWEGSADKMEDSENVDPSPNVSGMLPPSCIPGKMPALGQMPDNSMDCM, encoded by the exons ATGGCAAAGGTACAAGtgttaaatgttgctgttttggaCAACCCGAGCCCATTTGGAAACCCGTTTCAGTTTGAGATAACGTTTGAATGCATGGAGGATTTACCTGAAG ATCTGGAGTGGAAGATCATCTATGTTGGTTCTGCTGAGAGTGAAGAGTACGACCAGGTTCTAGATTCTGTTTTGGTCGGTCCAGTTCCAGCTGGAAGacacatgtttgtgtttcag GCTGATGCTCCTAACACAGGTCTGATTCCAGAGACGGACGCTGTGGGAGTGACGGTAGTCCTCATAACCTGCACCTACCGCGGACAGGAGTTCATTCGCATTGGTTATTATGTTAACAATGAATATACAGATCCAGAGCTGCGGGAAAACCCGCCTCTAAAACCAGACTACTCTCAG CTTCAGAGGAATATCTTGGCCTCCAACCCACGCGTCACCCGCTTCCACATCAACTGGGAGGGCTCGGCAGACAAGATGGAAGACAGCGAAAACGTGGACCCGTCCCCGAACGTCAGCGGGATGCTGCCCCCGTCCTGCATACCAGGAAAGATGCCAGCTCTTGGACAGATGCCGGACAACTCCATGGACTGTATGTAG